A genomic region of Paenibacillus sp. PL2-23 contains the following coding sequences:
- a CDS encoding GNAT family N-acetyltransferase yields the protein MEVTYKEYLITDDKEKLNKLMILEYLGQSYWANKRPHNRILKSIAKSHCFGVYHNDKQIGFARVVSDEATMYYLCDVFVLDAYQGQGIGKKLVETIIHSDKYQWMTGLLGTLDAHGLYEQLGFERDVERFMRRAPQGANHINTSF from the coding sequence ATGGAGGTTACATATAAAGAGTATTTGATAACTGATGATAAAGAGAAGCTTAATAAACTAATGATTCTAGAATACTTGGGTCAGAGCTATTGGGCGAATAAGCGACCACATAATCGAATATTAAAGTCGATTGCAAAGTCTCATTGTTTTGGTGTTTATCATAATGACAAACAAATAGGTTTTGCTCGAGTAGTCTCAGATGAGGCAACAATGTATTATTTGTGTGATGTATTTGTATTAGATGCTTATCAAGGACAGGGAATTGGTAAAAAGCTGGTGGAAACTATAATACATTCTGATAAGTATCAATGGATGACAGGACTCTTAGGGACATTGGATGCACATGGTCTTTATGAACAATTAGGATTCGAAAGAGATGTGGAACGATTTATGAGAAGAGCACCACAAGGTGCAAATCACATTAACACATCCTTCTGA
- a CDS encoding GNAT family N-acetyltransferase: MMMFSFTELEGKRVKLVPLQLEHVDYLFEVAQEPEIWEHYPISIKSYDQMLSFVRNALEGLKRNEQFPFAVFDKERNQFIGSTRYLRISEGNNNLNIGSTWYNPIVWRTRVNTEAKYLMLKYAFETLQVNRVEIITTTDNFRSQKGIERCFCRPLIAGS; the protein is encoded by the coding sequence ATGATGATGTTCTCTTTCACTGAGCTTGAAGGAAAAAGAGTGAAGTTAGTTCCGTTACAACTCGAGCATGTGGATTACTTGTTCGAGGTAGCGCAGGAGCCAGAAATATGGGAACATTATCCTATTAGCATTAAGTCCTATGATCAAATGCTCAGCTTTGTACGAAATGCGTTAGAAGGACTCAAACGAAATGAACAGTTTCCATTCGCTGTATTTGATAAGGAACGAAATCAATTTATTGGTTCTACACGTTACCTTAGGATATCTGAAGGAAATAACAATTTGAATATAGGATCAACCTGGTACAACCCAATAGTCTGGAGAACAAGGGTAAACACAGAAGCAAAATATTTGATGTTAAAATATGCTTTTGAAACCCTTCAAGTCAATCGAGTTGAGATCATCACAACTACTGATAACTTCCGATCTCAAAAAGGAATTGAACGATGTTTCTGTCGTCCGTTAATAGCCGGAAGTTGA
- a CDS encoding DUF6431 domain-containing protein: MWYRSSGERAKLIIRRLYCRPCARIHHELPDLLVPYKRYDAESIEGVWAEPDASVVAADESTISRWLAWFQVWAVYAAAALHAISTRFQLPVEQASVAPQSALHALGRYVGDAAGWLGRTVRPIANLNLWVTDPFCLSVR, from the coding sequence GTGTGGTACAGAAGCAGCGGAGAACGGGCGAAGCTCATCATTCGGAGGTTGTATTGTAGGCCATGCGCGAGAATTCATCATGAACTGCCGGATCTGCTTGTCCCCTACAAGCGTTATGACGCTGAAAGCATCGAAGGTGTATGGGCAGAACCAGATGCTTCGGTAGTAGCCGCAGACGAATCCACCATTTCTAGATGGCTGGCCTGGTTTCAGGTTTGGGCGGTGTATGCAGCAGCAGCTCTACACGCCATTAGTACCCGGTTTCAGCTTCCTGTGGAACAAGCGTCCGTTGCTCCACAGTCCGCACTCCACGCTTTAGGACGGTATGTCGGTGACGCAGCCGGATGGCTAGGAAGAACTGTCCGCCCCATCGCCAATTTAAATCTTTGGGTTACAGACCCGTTCTGCCTGTCTGTCCGCTGA
- a CDS encoding DDE-type integrase/transposase/recombinase gives MNRQKKSDEVAAERFQLLSPLLASGLDAAKAAQLKSAICAQSGLSERTLRRYLAEYRKDGFDGLKPKLKGRKPLPDTIPTEVLEEAILLRREVPKRSVRQIIQILEWEEKIAPGIIKRSTLQARLTRRGYSSRQMRMYAGGGTAARRFQKQSRNRLWQSDIKYGPYLPIGPGGSKKQVYLVLFVDDATRYVLHGAFYASMEQAIVEDSFRRAIEKYGVPEAVYFDNGKQYRTTWMNRTCAKLGIRLLFAKPYSPESKGKVERLNGAVQSFLDEVALENVKTLTELNDWFQVWLSECYQNKPHAALANKQTPEAAFRSDPAALQFVNSEHLAASFLHAEQRKVDKAGCISFQGKKYEVGLLFIGQTVQVVYDPADITEVTIEYEGCTPWKARELIIGERAGKRPALPEHLQKQSATESRLLRGAERKHDERAQTQTPAVSYRMLRKEAGKDV, from the coding sequence ATGAACAGACAAAAGAAATCGGACGAGGTTGCGGCGGAACGCTTTCAACTGCTGTCGCCGCTCCTAGCATCCGGTCTGGATGCGGCGAAGGCGGCTCAGTTAAAGTCGGCCATTTGTGCGCAGTCCGGCTTATCAGAGAGGACGCTGCGCCGGTACTTGGCCGAATATCGCAAGGATGGGTTCGACGGACTCAAGCCGAAACTCAAAGGCCGGAAGCCGCTGCCAGACACCATACCAACTGAGGTGCTGGAAGAAGCGATCCTGCTTCGGCGGGAGGTGCCGAAGCGGAGTGTGCGCCAAATTATCCAGATCCTCGAATGGGAGGAGAAGATCGCACCTGGAATAATTAAACGCAGCACCCTGCAGGCGAGATTAACCAGGCGCGGTTACAGTTCAAGGCAGATGCGGATGTATGCCGGTGGCGGTACGGCCGCGCGGCGCTTTCAGAAGCAGTCCCGCAATCGCTTATGGCAGAGTGACATCAAGTATGGGCCGTACCTTCCCATTGGTCCTGGCGGTTCGAAGAAACAAGTCTATCTGGTGTTATTCGTGGATGACGCGACGCGGTATGTGCTGCATGGAGCCTTCTACGCGTCGATGGAGCAAGCCATCGTCGAGGACAGTTTCCGAAGAGCGATCGAGAAATACGGTGTCCCAGAGGCCGTGTACTTCGACAACGGCAAGCAATACCGCACGACTTGGATGAACCGGACGTGCGCGAAACTCGGTATTCGCTTGCTCTTTGCCAAGCCCTACTCTCCGGAAAGTAAAGGCAAGGTTGAGCGTCTAAACGGCGCTGTGCAGAGCTTTCTGGACGAGGTCGCGCTTGAGAACGTTAAGACACTCACCGAGCTTAACGACTGGTTCCAAGTATGGCTTTCGGAGTGCTACCAGAATAAACCCCATGCCGCGCTGGCGAACAAACAAACACCCGAAGCTGCGTTTCGGAGCGATCCGGCAGCGCTTCAGTTCGTAAATTCCGAGCACCTCGCGGCCAGCTTCCTCCACGCGGAACAGCGGAAAGTGGATAAGGCCGGCTGTATCAGCTTTCAAGGCAAGAAGTATGAAGTTGGGCTGTTGTTCATTGGGCAAACGGTTCAAGTCGTCTATGACCCGGCAGATATCACAGAAGTGACGATCGAATACGAGGGATGTACGCCTTGGAAAGCACGGGAGCTCATCATTGGAGAAAGGGCTGGCAAGCGGCCGGCCCTTCCAGAGCATTTGCAGAAGCAGTCAGCAACGGAATCCCGCTTGCTCCGAGGTGCCGAGCGGAAGCATGACGAGCGCGCACAAACCCAAACGCCGGCCGTCTCCTACCGCATGCTGAGGAAGGAGGCTGGCAAGGATGTTTGA
- a CDS encoding ExeA family protein: protein MFESFYDMTRTPFARDIPVTELYPASAMEEMLDRLQYAAERQLFAVISGDCGTGKTTTVRRFAAMLDAAKYRLLYLSDSKLTPRHFYKGLLEQLGCESKFYRGDAKRQLHREVELMRGIHRLEPVVVVDEAHLLDREMLEEVRFLLNCKMDAQSPMALILVGQSELWDKLRLQSYAAIRQRIDLQCKLPYFDRSQVGEYLKRQLAYAGTDHEIFSDEAVNEVYRFSGGSARLINKLSTHCLIYGAQIKRRIIDDHMVKHVIQGELS from the coding sequence ATGTTTGAATCCTTCTACGACATGACCCGTACACCATTTGCTCGGGATATTCCCGTGACAGAGCTTTATCCGGCGAGTGCTATGGAAGAGATGCTGGACCGGTTGCAATACGCTGCTGAGCGCCAATTATTCGCCGTCATCAGCGGCGACTGCGGGACGGGCAAGACGACGACCGTCCGCCGTTTTGCCGCCATGCTGGATGCCGCAAAGTATAGGCTGCTGTACCTGTCGGACTCCAAGCTAACGCCGCGCCACTTCTACAAAGGGCTGCTCGAACAACTCGGATGCGAGTCGAAGTTCTACCGGGGCGATGCGAAGCGTCAGCTACATCGCGAAGTGGAGCTCATGCGCGGCATCCATCGACTGGAACCGGTTGTCGTCGTAGATGAAGCCCATCTGCTTGATCGGGAGATGCTAGAGGAAGTGCGCTTCCTGCTCAACTGCAAGATGGATGCGCAAAGCCCTATGGCACTGATTCTAGTCGGGCAGAGCGAGCTATGGGACAAGCTTCGTCTCCAATCCTATGCAGCGATTCGTCAGCGGATTGACCTTCAGTGCAAGCTGCCCTATTTCGACCGTTCCCAAGTCGGCGAATATTTGAAGCGTCAGTTAGCATATGCCGGCACCGATCATGAGATATTCTCGGATGAGGCGGTAAATGAAGTTTACCGATTCTCGGGCGGATCGGCCAGACTCATCAACAAGTTGAGCACTCATTGCCTCATCTACGGAGCCCAGATCAAGCGCCGCATCATTGACGATCATATGGTGAAGCACGTGATTCAGGGTGAATTGTCATGA
- a CDS encoding DUF5348 domain-containing protein, protein MTYDRDANSWFVQLGENAYPVYCGECFEIRIGDRGIPCRLELDRYWYVIMRETRFNLRNKDIYHIRFV, encoded by the coding sequence ATGACGTACGATCGGGACGCAAATAGTTGGTTTGTCCAGCTAGGAGAGAACGCTTATCCTGTTTACTGCGGTGAATGTTTTGAAATTCGCATTGGGGATCGCGGCATCCCATGTCGACTCGAGCTTGACCGTTATTGGTACGTGATCATGAGAGAAACCCGATTTAACTTAAGAAACAAAGACATTTACCACATTCGATTCGTTTAG
- a CDS encoding class I SAM-dependent methyltransferase, which yields MININRLTNIRAEEKKYHDFCYDHYPLFEPGSWLHKPVKTVIDLVAEYNDQENLQVLDLGSGIGRNSIPIAESLKSRSGKVVCVDLLESAIDKLQYYSRKYGVGHYIESVLSDIEHFPIEQERYDIIIAVSALEHVSSERALQEKLSEMASGTKLGGSVAIVIGSSIKEVSLEDGQDMDPMFEVNISTAKMFDLLDQQYAGWEIKKRLVKPLQYEIDRNGQPVKLSTDCITYIAKRAR from the coding sequence GTGATTAACATCAACAGATTAACCAATATTCGAGCAGAAGAGAAAAAGTATCATGACTTCTGTTATGATCACTACCCTTTATTCGAACCAGGCTCTTGGCTGCATAAGCCAGTAAAGACTGTAATTGATCTTGTTGCGGAGTACAATGATCAAGAGAATTTGCAGGTGTTGGATTTAGGTTCAGGGATCGGCAGGAATAGTATTCCGATTGCTGAATCCTTGAAGAGTAGAAGTGGCAAGGTCGTTTGTGTGGATTTGTTAGAGTCTGCCATAGATAAATTGCAATATTATAGTCGGAAATATGGTGTTGGACACTATATAGAATCAGTCTTATCAGATATCGAGCATTTTCCGATTGAACAAGAGAGGTATGACATCATTATAGCTGTGTCTGCCTTGGAACATGTTAGCTCGGAACGCGCATTGCAAGAAAAGCTCTCTGAGATGGCCTCCGGAACCAAATTAGGTGGCTCTGTTGCTATTGTTATTGGGTCCAGCATAAAGGAAGTAAGCCTGGAGGATGGACAAGATATGGATCCCATGTTTGAGGTCAATATCTCTACTGCAAAAATGTTTGATTTGTTGGATCAACAATATGCTGGATGGGAAATAAAAAAACGATTAGTGAAGCCATTGCAATATGAGATAGACAGAAATGGACAACCTGTAAAGCTTTCAACAGATTGTATAACCTATATTGCTAAAAGGGCGAGGTGA
- a CDS encoding cupin domain-containing protein: MRAHNEKSQVLIIPPGSGRQYHMGAMSSVFFADGSETNNEYCVSEWWLDANSDGPGPHSHEENVELFYVLEGVMTFLVGEDTVEAPKGTFIRIPATIIHDFMNKSSERAGVLNIFMPGGFEVMMPKIVQWFEENKR, encoded by the coding sequence ATGCGTGCACACAATGAAAAGTCCCAGGTTTTAATTATTCCGCCTGGATCAGGCCGCCAATACCATATGGGTGCTATGTCCAGTGTGTTTTTTGCAGATGGGTCGGAGACCAATAACGAATATTGTGTATCAGAATGGTGGCTGGATGCGAATAGCGATGGTCCTGGGCCGCATTCGCATGAAGAAAATGTAGAGTTGTTTTATGTGTTAGAGGGAGTTATGACTTTCCTAGTTGGTGAAGACACTGTTGAAGCTCCAAAAGGTACGTTTATCCGGATTCCCGCAACAATAATACATGACTTTATGAATAAAAGCAGCGAGCGTGCTGGTGTCCTGAATATTTTCATGCCGGGTGGATTTGAAGTGATGATGCCCAAGATCGTTCAATGGTTTGAGGAGAATAAACGTTAA
- a CDS encoding RidA family protein has product MEIEQRLEALGIKLPAASNPAASYSNFVIVNGLMFVSGKGPSGNPKGKLGSTFTTEQGYEFARQTGIEVLAVLKDGLGSLDRIKRVVKVQGFVNAEPDFEEHHKVLNGFSELMFDVFQNKGVHARSVFGAVSVRENLPIIVDSIFEVSIETKE; this is encoded by the coding sequence ATGGAAATTGAACAACGTTTAGAAGCGCTTGGCATTAAGCTGCCTGCTGCGAGCAATCCTGCTGCCAGCTATTCCAACTTTGTGATTGTAAATGGCCTGATGTTTGTGTCTGGTAAAGGCCCTAGTGGGAATCCAAAAGGCAAACTTGGCAGCACATTTACGACTGAACAAGGTTACGAATTTGCGAGACAAACGGGAATTGAGGTTCTTGCCGTCCTCAAAGATGGGCTAGGATCTCTGGATCGAATTAAAAGAGTCGTTAAAGTCCAAGGATTTGTGAATGCAGAACCTGATTTTGAAGAGCATCATAAGGTGCTAAACGGATTTTCTGAATTAATGTTTGATGTGTTCCAAAACAAAGGAGTACATGCAAGATCAGTGTTTGGGGCTGTTTCAGTTCGAGAGAATCTTCCGATTATTGTTGATTCAATATTTGAAGTATCCATAGAAACCAAGGAATGA
- a CDS encoding phosphotransferase enzyme family protein, whose protein sequence is MIKVNFPVMYSTFNEEALKQFIQEHYDIPSIMYCRLLMRGMNDTFLVKTPGSKYVFRVYRTPWRSHISEIAFEVELIQHLYRNGVAVSYPIQALNSTYIQTFQAPEGIRYGLLFSYAEGEPLRFETEESAYHYGRSVASLHDKSDMYETKLSRPALDITYLIEEPLGIIQQHMSHRMEDYHFIERVGNMISAKLTEVQHGLDWGICHGDLHGGNAHKTEETITHFDFDICGYGWRAYDLAVFKFAREVEMKTQSEQNDTIWNGFLAGYMSIRTLSQADLDAVPYLCAARQIWLMRLTLHYFRDLDIAGSDEAEAEYFDGEMELFNRLISSWRGKG, encoded by the coding sequence ATGATAAAAGTGAATTTTCCAGTTATGTATTCTACCTTCAACGAGGAAGCGCTCAAGCAGTTTATTCAGGAGCATTACGACATTCCATCCATTATGTATTGTCGTTTATTAATGCGAGGAATGAATGACACGTTCCTAGTCAAAACGCCTGGCTCCAAATATGTGTTTCGCGTCTATCGTACACCGTGGCGCAGCCATATCTCCGAGATTGCGTTCGAAGTGGAGCTTATCCAGCATTTGTATAGGAATGGCGTTGCCGTGTCCTATCCCATTCAAGCATTAAACTCTACCTATATTCAAACCTTCCAAGCTCCTGAAGGCATCAGATATGGTCTATTATTCAGTTACGCTGAAGGTGAACCGCTGAGGTTTGAAACCGAGGAATCGGCATACCACTATGGCAGATCAGTAGCAAGCTTGCACGACAAAAGCGATATGTATGAAACGAAGCTCTCGCGACCTGCTCTGGACATAACTTATTTGATCGAGGAACCGCTAGGTATTATTCAACAGCACATGAGTCATCGCATGGAGGATTATCATTTTATCGAACGAGTTGGGAACATGATCTCCGCGAAATTGACAGAAGTGCAGCATGGTTTGGACTGGGGAATCTGTCATGGGGATTTGCATGGGGGAAATGCTCATAAGACGGAGGAGACCATTACTCATTTCGATTTCGATATATGCGGCTATGGTTGGAGAGCGTATGATCTAGCTGTGTTCAAGTTTGCACGCGAAGTTGAAATGAAAACCCAGTCAGAGCAGAATGATACGATCTGGAATGGATTTCTAGCAGGCTATATGTCCATCAGAACATTAAGTCAAGCGGATCTTGATGCGGTTCCTTATTTGTGCGCGGCGAGACAAATTTGGCTGATGAGGCTAACGCTTCACTATTTCAGAGATCTGGACATCGCCGGTTCTGATGAGGCAGAAGCTGAATATTTTGATGGAGAAATGGAGCTGTTCAATAGGTTGATTTCTTCATGGAGAGGTAAGGGCTAG
- a CDS encoding DUF2500 family protein — translation MTVERYAALCMVVIISSLFLMMLFRDFQARKREEKLAVEVARARVVGKRKEKAPKNRRIPPSTLYYATFDIRGELVEFALHSDVHYERLEIGQAGTLHFQRQHWSSMFIAFHQDEQAANKAYVQ, via the coding sequence ATGACAGTTGAACGGTACGCAGCGTTATGCATGGTTGTTATCATATCTTCGTTATTTCTTATGATGTTATTTCGAGATTTCCAGGCTCGCAAACGGGAGGAGAAGCTGGCGGTCGAGGTTGCCCGCGCCAGAGTTGTCGGAAAGCGTAAGGAGAAAGCGCCTAAGAATCGCCGAATTCCTCCATCCACCTTGTATTATGCGACCTTCGATATTCGCGGCGAGCTTGTCGAGTTTGCTCTTCATTCCGATGTTCATTATGAGCGGCTTGAGATCGGACAAGCGGGGACCCTTCACTTCCAGCGGCAGCATTGGTCATCCATGTTTATCGCTTTTCATCAAGATGAGCAAGCAGCGAACAAAGCTTATGTGCAATAA
- a CDS encoding organic hydroperoxide resistance protein, with protein MSVLYTASVTVTGGRDGQVVSDDQAINLKLARPNALGGNGEGTNPEQLFAAGYASCFDSALQLIIGRQKLEAVQGTEVTAHVSLLKDESDSGYKLGVKLNVKVMGVDQTTASKLVEQAHQVCPYSKATKGNIEVETVSSIGSAVGAAT; from the coding sequence ATGAGCGTGCTTTATACGGCTTCCGTCACTGTGACGGGAGGGAGAGATGGACAGGTTGTATCCGATGACCAAGCAATTAATCTCAAGCTGGCTAGGCCCAATGCGCTTGGGGGCAATGGAGAGGGCACGAATCCGGAGCAGCTGTTCGCGGCTGGCTATGCCTCCTGCTTCGACAGCGCCCTGCAGCTGATCATCGGCCGTCAGAAGCTGGAGGCGGTCCAGGGTACCGAGGTAACAGCTCATGTATCACTGCTGAAGGATGAGAGCGACAGCGGATATAAGCTGGGTGTGAAGCTGAATGTGAAGGTTATGGGCGTAGATCAGACCACCGCGAGCAAGCTTGTGGAGCAGGCCCATCAGGTCTGTCCTTACTCCAAAGCGACCAAAGGCAATATTGAAGTAGAAACCGTGAGCAGCATCGGCTCTGCCGTTGGCGCAGCCACATAA
- a CDS encoding YebC/PmpR family DNA-binding transcriptional regulator — protein MGRKWNNIKEKKASKDANTSRIYAKFGVEIYVAAKKGEPDPESNRALKVVLERAKTYNVPKAIIDRALDKAKGSNDENYQELRYEGFGPNGSMVIVDTLTNNVNRTAPAVRSAFNKSGGSMGVSGSVAYMFDATAVFGITGKSLDEVMELMLEADVDVRDIVEEDESVIVYAEPDQFHAVQEAFKQAGVTEFDVAELTMLAQNYVTLPEESQAQFEKLIDALEDLEDVQQVYHNVELED, from the coding sequence ATGGGACGTAAGTGGAATAACATCAAAGAAAAGAAAGCGTCCAAGGACGCAAATACGAGCCGAATATACGCCAAGTTCGGCGTTGAAATTTATGTAGCGGCCAAGAAGGGCGAGCCAGACCCCGAGTCGAACCGCGCTCTGAAGGTCGTGCTGGAGAGAGCCAAAACGTATAATGTTCCGAAAGCGATTATTGACCGCGCCTTGGATAAAGCAAAGGGCAGCAATGACGAGAACTATCAGGAGCTGCGCTACGAGGGCTTTGGACCAAACGGCTCCATGGTCATCGTCGACACGCTAACTAACAATGTGAACCGTACCGCTCCAGCCGTTCGTTCGGCGTTCAACAAAAGCGGCGGCAGCATGGGCGTAAGCGGCTCTGTCGCCTATATGTTTGATGCGACGGCTGTATTCGGCATTACCGGCAAATCGCTGGATGAAGTGATGGAGCTTATGCTGGAGGCCGATGTTGACGTGCGCGATATAGTGGAGGAAGACGAATCCGTGATCGTCTATGCGGAGCCCGATCAATTCCACGCTGTTCAAGAAGCTTTCAAGCAAGCGGGCGTAACGGAATTTGACGTTGCCGAGCTGACCATGCTGGCGCAAAACTATGTGACATTGCCAGAAGAGAGCCAAGCTCAATTCGAGAAGCTGATCGATGCGCTTGAGGATCTGGAGGATGTCCAGCAGGTGTACCACAACGTGGAGCTGGAGGATTAA
- a CDS encoding cytochrome c, with product MKWIMATAVGLAAMLAVGLLLFALPEKEAPAQEEPAASVPEVVVDTASMESIYQTNCLGCHGGDYKGAMGPALDQVGASMDRQQIYTKIVKGGGGMPAFEGRLSEEELVELANWLEDFK from the coding sequence ATGAAATGGATAATGGCCACAGCGGTTGGACTTGCTGCCATGCTTGCCGTGGGCCTCTTATTGTTCGCGCTGCCGGAGAAGGAAGCTCCAGCTCAGGAGGAGCCCGCAGCGTCCGTGCCGGAGGTCGTTGTAGATACCGCGAGTATGGAATCCATCTACCAAACCAATTGTTTGGGCTGCCATGGCGGAGATTACAAGGGTGCGATGGGACCTGCTTTGGATCAAGTCGGAGCGTCGATGGACCGTCAGCAAATTTATACAAAAATCGTCAAGGGTGGCGGCGGCATGCCGGCCTTCGAAGGGCGCTTAAGCGAGGAAGAGCTTGTAGAGCTCGCGAATTGGCTCGAGGATTTTAAGTAA
- a CDS encoding NosD domain-containing protein, translating into MKGLFKLSIGFISITALALSNGISVGGAQSPINKDLQAAIDSSAEGEVMVLASGEYEGPIIINKPITIRAEDGGTVTLMNRTEQAAVTIAADRVALVGLTIHDVRLKEQPSISIVKSDEALLHKLHIRTGSYGIRATDSNHMTIREALIEWGIPEEERKVKLSQKGNGIDLYHSHDNRLLQNTILSMHDGIYMENSDRNVVEDNRFERLRYGVHCMYTADALIRGNTGQYNITGAMIMAVRGAEVSDNQFTRQNENVNSQGILLFDAHDSVVQNNEVAGNRVGLYVEQSTGNLIAGNQVLGNFIGLQLLKAENNEMTDNVFAGNVVQAEARQSTSNTLVSNYWDSFQGIDADGDGQSDLQYAISPLFQSIVKAKPVFQLFFQSPSFVFLEGLYQSDRGSWTADSGPLMKPSLSRAGGQAMQTGTNLMTAAAGLLLLLIAISILLLMGVRKP; encoded by the coding sequence ATGAAAGGGTTATTCAAATTATCGATTGGCTTTATCTCCATCACCGCATTGGCGCTGTCTAACGGAATATCGGTCGGAGGCGCACAATCGCCAATTAATAAGGATTTACAAGCTGCCATTGACAGCTCAGCAGAAGGAGAAGTGATGGTTCTAGCCAGCGGGGAATACGAGGGACCCATCATCATCAACAAGCCGATTACGATTCGAGCGGAGGATGGCGGGACGGTTACCTTGATGAACCGAACGGAGCAAGCTGCCGTCACCATCGCCGCTGACCGAGTTGCGCTTGTTGGCTTAACGATTCATGATGTGAGGCTGAAGGAGCAGCCCTCGATCTCGATTGTTAAATCCGACGAAGCCCTGCTGCACAAGCTGCATATTCGAACAGGATCTTATGGCATTCGTGCCACCGATTCTAATCATATGACGATTCGTGAAGCGCTTATCGAGTGGGGGATTCCAGAGGAGGAGCGGAAGGTCAAGCTGTCCCAGAAGGGCAACGGCATTGACCTCTACCATTCCCATGACAATCGGCTCCTCCAGAACACCATTCTATCCATGCATGACGGCATCTATATGGAGAATAGCGATCGTAATGTGGTAGAGGACAATCGTTTCGAGCGACTGCGATATGGGGTGCACTGCATGTATACAGCAGACGCCCTCATTCGAGGCAACACGGGTCAATATAACATTACGGGCGCAATGATTATGGCTGTGCGAGGCGCAGAGGTCAGCGACAATCAATTCACCAGGCAAAATGAAAATGTTAACTCGCAGGGCATTCTATTGTTCGATGCTCACGACAGCGTGGTCCAGAATAATGAAGTGGCAGGAAACCGCGTGGGATTGTATGTGGAGCAATCTACCGGCAATCTCATAGCGGGTAACCAGGTGCTTGGCAATTTCATTGGTCTGCAGCTGCTGAAGGCGGAGAACAATGAAATGACCGACAATGTATTTGCCGGGAATGTTGTGCAAGCAGAGGCCCGACAAAGCACAAGCAATACGCTCGTCTCTAACTATTGGGATTCGTTCCAGGGCATTGATGCCGATGGAGACGGTCAAAGCGATCTCCAGTATGCCATCAGCCCTTTGTTCCAGAGCATCGTGAAAGCGAAGCCTGTGTTCCAGCTGTTCTTCCAATCGCCCAGCTTCGTCTTTCTGGAGGGGCTGTACCAATCTGACCGCGGCAGCTGGACTGCCGACAGTGGGCCGCTTATGAAGCCAAGCTTGTCCAGGGCAGGCGGGCAAGCCATGCAGACGGGAACCAACCTGATGACTGCTGCTGCAGGCTTGCTGCTGCTTCTCATCGCCATATCTATACTATTACTAATGGGGGTAAGGAAACCATGA
- a CDS encoding nitrous oxide reductase accessory protein NosL yields the protein MKMKASVYLLTSILFVLLLSACGSKAYTPQAINEETDICVMCNMAVKDDPYATQIITVDGQSLKFDDIGCMNEWKVENGTDTIGAEFVRDHHSGDWVKYETAYYAYHSDYKTPMAYGVISFSSEKAAQAFVQEQGKGEVLSAEMLASHTWEVNRDMMNMEHMEQHKEEMHHTEGGSHS from the coding sequence ATGAAAATGAAAGCAAGTGTTTACCTATTAACATCGATCCTGTTCGTATTGCTGCTGAGCGCATGTGGAAGCAAGGCATATACACCGCAAGCGATTAATGAAGAAACGGATATATGCGTGATGTGCAACATGGCCGTCAAGGATGATCCGTACGCAACGCAAATCATCACCGTAGACGGACAATCGTTGAAATTCGATGATATCGGCTGCATGAACGAGTGGAAGGTCGAGAATGGTACAGACACAATTGGGGCTGAGTTTGTCCGTGATCATCACAGCGGCGATTGGGTGAAATACGAAACCGCTTATTACGCCTATCACAGCGATTACAAAACGCCGATGGCTTATGGCGTCATTTCGTTCTCCAGCGAGAAAGCTGCCCAGGCCTTCGTGCAAGAGCAAGGCAAAGGCGAGGTGTTGTCGGCTGAGATGCTCGCCAGCCATACTTGGGAAGTGAATCGGGATATGATGAATATGGAGCATATGGAACAGCATAAGGAAGAGATGCATCATACGGAAGGCGGCTCGCATTCGTGA